A region from the Azospirillum thermophilum genome encodes:
- a CDS encoding Crp/Fnr family transcriptional regulator: protein MPTDRSDLSNAAGSLDGIGLLAPLPAGERAAVARRCRWRRFHAGEQIIGHGDGEPERADVAFVVEGRVRVVSHSAGGREISFDDMEAGGFVGEMAALDGLPRSASVVAVAEGTVIAFLPARPFQELVSGHPVLARSMMLHLTGKLRLATDRIMELSTLGANNRVHAELLRLAKRGRVEGRAAVITPIPVHGDIAARVSTTRETVARVLSDLSRDGLVERRPDALVIRDLTRLERLVEDVRGGG, encoded by the coding sequence TTGCCGACCGACCGTTCCGACCTTTCCAATGCCGCCGGTTCGCTCGACGGGATCGGGCTGCTGGCGCCGCTTCCGGCCGGGGAGCGCGCCGCGGTCGCCCGCCGCTGCCGCTGGCGCCGCTTCCATGCCGGAGAGCAGATCATCGGCCATGGCGACGGGGAGCCGGAGCGCGCCGACGTCGCCTTCGTGGTGGAGGGCAGGGTGCGGGTGGTCAGCCACTCCGCCGGGGGGCGCGAGATCAGCTTCGACGACATGGAGGCCGGCGGCTTCGTCGGAGAGATGGCGGCGCTGGACGGGTTGCCGCGCTCCGCCTCCGTCGTGGCGGTGGCGGAGGGCACGGTCATCGCCTTCCTTCCCGCCCGGCCCTTCCAGGAACTCGTCAGCGGCCACCCGGTGCTTGCCCGCTCGATGATGCTGCACCTGACGGGCAAGCTGCGTCTGGCAACCGACCGGATCATGGAGCTGTCGACGCTGGGCGCCAACAACCGGGTGCATGCCGAGCTGCTGCGGCTTGCCAAGCGCGGCCGGGTGGAGGGGCGGGCGGCCGTCATCACTCCGATTCCGGTCCATGGCGACATCGCCGCCCGCGTCAGCACGACCCGGGAGACGGTCGCCCGCGTCCTGAGCGACCTGTCGCGTGACGGCCTCGTGGAGCGCCGGCCGGACGCCCTGGTGATCCGCGACCTGACGCGGCTGGAGCGGCTGGTGGAGGATGTCCGCGGCGGCGGGTGA
- a CDS encoding lysozyme inhibitor LprI family protein, producing the protein MCADPALSSLDERLAATYREAIKAFGGTSPEDSKAGAAVKADQRAWLAARNACAADAACLRTAYERRLAVLGFRPDPAAPAATDRFVGRYDHRGFMEVSILGLRDGQAAVHLTGAHPGDGRWVCGFEGIGRPDAQGRLVVGAPDSDGNGLIILAKGDGGIQVPEIDVNLAASGNWCGAGGWFVLEYARKR; encoded by the coding sequence ATCTGCGCCGACCCGGCCCTGTCGTCGCTGGACGAGCGGCTGGCCGCCACCTACCGCGAGGCCATCAAGGCCTTCGGCGGCACCTCGCCCGAGGACAGCAAGGCCGGCGCCGCGGTGAAGGCCGACCAGCGGGCATGGCTCGCCGCCCGCAACGCCTGCGCCGCCGATGCCGCCTGCCTGCGCACCGCCTATGAGCGGCGTCTGGCGGTGCTGGGCTTCCGTCCGGATCCGGCTGCGCCGGCCGCGACCGACCGCTTCGTCGGCCGCTACGATCATCGCGGCTTCATGGAGGTGTCCATTCTGGGGCTGCGCGACGGGCAGGCCGCAGTCCATCTCACCGGCGCCCATCCGGGCGACGGACGCTGGGTTTGCGGCTTCGAGGGGATCGGCAGGCCGGACGCCCAGGGGCGCCTCGTCGTCGGGGCGCCGGACAGCGACGGCAACGGCCTGATCATCCTTGCCAAGGGTGACGGCGGCATCCAGGTGCCGGAGATCGACGTGAACCTCGCCGCCAGCGGCAACTGGTGCGGGGCCGGCGGCTGGTTCGTCCTGGAATACGCGCGCAAGCGCTGA
- a CDS encoding GNAT family N-acetyltransferase yields MLPRLETDRLLLRARTPEDYDACLAMDSVPGMLRYVGAPVSPEEHARFLTDRFAARFPPGLGYWTILPKQEPAGFLGWVCLLPAEDGGPVRSAEIGWRIPKPAWGRGYAPEAAAAVLRHARETLSLARVIATIHPDNDQSFRVAEKIGLRFAGGGEYCGEPCVLYESAAPPPG; encoded by the coding sequence ATGCTTCCCCGGCTGGAGACCGACCGCCTCCTGCTCCGCGCCCGGACGCCGGAGGATTACGACGCCTGCCTCGCCATGGACAGCGTGCCGGGCATGCTGCGCTACGTCGGTGCGCCGGTCTCGCCGGAGGAGCACGCCCGCTTCCTGACGGACCGCTTCGCCGCCCGCTTCCCGCCGGGCCTCGGCTACTGGACGATCCTGCCGAAGCAGGAGCCGGCAGGCTTTCTCGGCTGGGTCTGCCTGCTCCCCGCCGAGGACGGCGGTCCGGTGCGCTCGGCAGAGATCGGCTGGCGCATCCCGAAGCCCGCCTGGGGCCGGGGCTATGCGCCGGAGGCCGCGGCGGCCGTGCTCCGCCATGCGCGGGAGACGCTGAGCCTGGCCCGCGTGATCGCCACCATCCATCCGGACAACGACCAGTCCTTCCGCGTGGCGGAGAAGATCGGCCTGCGCTTCGCCGGCGGCGGTGAATATTGCGGCGAGCCCTGCGTGCTGTACGAGAGCGCGGCTCCACCGCCCGGTTGA
- a CDS encoding succinate dehydrogenase assembly factor 2, giving the protein MTDSISDGAESVETRRKRLRFRSWHRGTREMDLLMGSFADAHIGSFDHPQLDRFEALLELGDPDLYDWMNGRAPVPAEHDSDVMRLLMDFRYTPRQGS; this is encoded by the coding sequence ATGACGGACAGCATTTCCGACGGCGCGGAGAGCGTCGAGACCCGGCGCAAGCGGCTGCGCTTCCGTTCCTGGCACCGCGGCACGCGGGAGATGGACCTGCTGATGGGCAGCTTCGCCGACGCCCACATCGGCAGCTTCGACCACCCCCAGCTCGACCGGTTCGAGGCGTTGCTGGAGCTGGGCGATCCCGACCTCTACGACTGGATGAACGGCCGCGCGCCGGTGCCGGCCGAGCATGACAGCGACGTGATGCGGCTGTTGATGGACTTCCGCTACACGCCGCGCCAGGGCTCTTGA
- the mfd gene encoding transcription-repair coupling factor, with the protein MVSFDLQPGRPARLLVGGAPEGQDARILAELARKAGGAGLLHVALDDTRAALLAEALAFFAPGLEVATFPAWDCLPYDRVSPNGEIVARRIDTLTRLLARQTGDGKAAPAPLVVLTTVNALVQKVPPREAFRNATFSARLRDRIDLNRLQRFLADNGYTRAQTVREPGEYAVRGGIVDLFPPGTDEPLRLDLFGDELEGVRAFDPMSQRTTDKRDGIELKPMSEVFLDEAGIARFRSGYRELFGAVTDDDPLYEAISAGRKYGGMEHWLPLFHERMDSLLDYLPKAIVSLDHQAAESRDARLAQVADFHAARAEMMSVEKRAGNPVYKPVPTSSLFLDADGWDAAFRVRAVAQLQPFATPPGIMGTVDAGGRRGHDFAEERARPDVNVFDAVKDHIRALRADGRRVLVAGYSAGSRDRLMSVLSDHGIEGLEPAGTIEEVRRFDRGITGMVVLGMEHGFAAPDLAVITEQDILGDRLVRPAKKKRKAANFIAEHSALNEGDLVVHMDHGIGRYDGLETLEVTGAPHDCLRIIYEGGDKLYVPVENIEVLSRYGSEDAGVQLDKLGGAGWQGRKARVKKRLKDMAEALLKIAAERMLKKAEPVHTPEGLYEEFAARFPYPETDDQLKAIEDIFTDLASGRPMDRLVCGDVGFGKTEVALRAAFMVAMSGQQVAVVVPTTLLARQHFRTFSTRFAGLPLRVVQLSRMVTAREQTLVKKELAEGTADIVVGTHALLAKGLEFKRLGMVIVDEEQHFGVKQKERLKELRSDIHVLTLTATPIPRTLQMALSGVRELSLIATPPVDRLAVRTFVLPYDPVVIREAILREHYRGGQTFYVCPRIEDLAKVAERVRELVPEVKLVTAHGQMAASELEEVMTAFDEGKFEVLLATNIIESGLDIPNANTLIVHRADLFGLAQLYQIRGRVGRSKKRGYAYLTYAANKPLTGTAQQRLHVIETLDSLGAGFQLASHDMDIRGAGNLLGEEQSGHVKEVGVELYQHMLEEAVATARASMDGQVPAGASAQDWVPQINLGTPVLIPESYVADLNVRLTLYRRIADLVDRSEVESFAAELIDRFGKLPEEVENLLDVVTIKKLCRQGCVERVDAGPKGAVLTFHENSYPEPAKLLTYISQHMGLMKLRPDHKLVYTREWTDTHQRVRSVQRLVKDLAEMASGGGVPKGETPPPPPPPPPPRPTALKAGSKFGRNIPGRPFPGRR; encoded by the coding sequence GTGGTCAGTTTCGATCTTCAGCCCGGCCGTCCCGCCCGGCTGCTCGTCGGCGGCGCGCCGGAAGGGCAGGACGCCCGCATCCTTGCCGAGCTTGCCCGGAAGGCCGGCGGGGCCGGGCTGCTGCATGTGGCGCTCGACGACACCCGTGCCGCCCTGCTGGCGGAGGCGCTGGCCTTCTTCGCGCCGGGGCTGGAGGTGGCGACCTTCCCGGCCTGGGACTGCCTGCCCTATGACCGGGTATCGCCCAACGGCGAGATCGTGGCGCGGCGCATCGACACGCTGACCCGCCTGCTCGCCCGCCAGACCGGCGACGGCAAGGCGGCGCCGGCCCCGCTGGTGGTGCTGACGACGGTCAACGCCCTGGTGCAGAAGGTGCCGCCGCGCGAGGCCTTCCGCAATGCGACCTTCTCGGCCCGCCTGCGCGACCGGATCGACCTGAACCGGCTGCAGCGATTCCTCGCCGACAACGGCTACACCCGCGCCCAGACGGTGCGGGAGCCGGGCGAATATGCGGTGCGCGGCGGCATCGTCGATCTGTTCCCGCCGGGGACCGACGAGCCGCTGCGCCTCGACCTGTTCGGCGACGAGCTGGAGGGGGTGCGCGCCTTCGACCCGATGAGCCAGCGCACCACCGACAAGCGCGACGGCATCGAGCTGAAGCCGATGTCGGAGGTCTTCCTGGACGAGGCCGGCATCGCCCGCTTCCGCTCCGGCTACCGCGAGCTGTTCGGCGCCGTCACCGACGACGACCCGCTCTACGAGGCGATCAGCGCCGGCCGCAAGTATGGCGGCATGGAGCACTGGCTTCCGTTGTTCCACGAGCGGATGGACAGCCTGCTCGACTATCTCCCGAAGGCGATCGTCTCGCTCGACCATCAGGCGGCGGAATCGCGCGACGCCCGGCTGGCGCAGGTGGCGGATTTCCATGCCGCGCGGGCGGAGATGATGTCGGTCGAGAAGCGCGCCGGCAATCCGGTCTACAAGCCGGTGCCGACGTCCTCCCTCTTCCTCGACGCCGACGGCTGGGACGCCGCCTTCAGGGTGCGGGCGGTGGCGCAGCTCCAGCCCTTCGCCACGCCGCCGGGGATCATGGGCACGGTGGATGCCGGCGGGCGCCGCGGCCACGACTTCGCGGAGGAGCGGGCGCGGCCGGACGTCAACGTCTTCGACGCGGTGAAGGACCATATCCGGGCGTTGCGCGCCGATGGCCGGCGGGTGCTGGTGGCAGGCTATTCCGCCGGCTCGCGCGACCGTCTGATGAGCGTGCTCTCCGACCACGGGATCGAGGGGCTGGAGCCGGCCGGGACCATCGAGGAGGTCCGGCGCTTCGACCGCGGGATTACCGGCATGGTCGTGCTGGGCATGGAGCACGGCTTCGCCGCCCCCGACCTCGCCGTCATCACCGAGCAGGACATCCTGGGCGACCGCCTCGTCCGCCCGGCCAAGAAGAAGCGCAAGGCGGCCAACTTCATCGCCGAGCATTCGGCGCTGAACGAAGGCGACCTCGTCGTCCACATGGACCACGGCATCGGCCGCTATGACGGGCTGGAGACGCTGGAGGTCACCGGCGCGCCGCACGACTGCCTGCGCATCATCTACGAGGGCGGCGACAAGCTCTACGTCCCGGTCGAGAACATCGAGGTGCTGTCGCGCTACGGCTCCGAGGATGCCGGCGTGCAGCTCGACAAGCTGGGCGGGGCCGGCTGGCAGGGACGCAAGGCGCGCGTCAAGAAGCGCCTGAAGGACATGGCCGAGGCGCTGCTGAAGATCGCCGCCGAGCGCATGCTGAAGAAGGCCGAGCCGGTCCACACGCCGGAGGGGCTGTACGAGGAGTTCGCCGCGCGCTTCCCCTATCCCGAGACCGACGACCAGCTCAAGGCGATCGAGGACATCTTCACCGATCTGGCCAGCGGCCGGCCGATGGACCGGCTGGTCTGCGGCGACGTCGGCTTCGGCAAGACGGAGGTGGCGCTGCGCGCCGCCTTCATGGTGGCGATGTCGGGGCAGCAGGTGGCGGTCGTCGTTCCGACCACGCTGCTGGCGCGCCAGCATTTCCGCACCTTCTCCACCCGCTTCGCCGGGCTGCCGCTGCGCGTCGTCCAGCTCTCCCGCATGGTCACCGCGCGCGAGCAGACGCTGGTCAAGAAGGAGCTGGCGGAGGGCACCGCCGACATCGTGGTCGGCACCCACGCGCTGCTCGCCAAGGGGCTGGAGTTCAAGCGCCTCGGCATGGTCATCGTCGACGAGGAGCAGCATTTCGGCGTCAAGCAGAAGGAGCGGCTGAAGGAGCTGCGCTCCGACATCCATGTCCTGACGCTGACCGCCACCCCGATCCCGCGCACGCTGCAGATGGCGCTGTCCGGCGTGCGCGAGCTGTCGCTGATCGCCACCCCGCCGGTCGACCGGCTGGCGGTCCGCACCTTCGTGCTGCCCTACGACCCGGTGGTGATCCGCGAGGCGATCCTGCGCGAGCATTACCGCGGCGGCCAGACCTTCTACGTCTGCCCGCGCATCGAGGATCTGGCCAAGGTGGCCGAACGGGTGCGCGAGCTGGTGCCGGAGGTCAAGCTGGTCACCGCCCACGGCCAGATGGCGGCGAGCGAGCTGGAAGAGGTGATGACCGCCTTCGACGAGGGTAAGTTCGAGGTGCTGCTGGCGACCAACATCATCGAAAGCGGCCTCGACATCCCCAACGCCAACACGCTGATCGTCCATCGCGCCGACCTGTTCGGTCTGGCGCAGCTCTACCAGATCCGCGGGCGCGTCGGCCGGTCGAAGAAGCGCGGCTATGCCTACCTGACCTATGCCGCCAACAAGCCGCTGACCGGCACGGCGCAGCAGCGCCTGCACGTCATCGAGACGCTGGACAGCCTGGGCGCCGGCTTCCAGCTCGCCAGCCACGACATGGACATCCGCGGCGCCGGCAACCTGCTGGGCGAGGAGCAGTCGGGCCACGTCAAGGAGGTCGGCGTCGAGCTCTACCAGCATATGCTGGAGGAGGCGGTGGCGACCGCCCGCGCCTCGATGGACGGGCAGGTGCCGGCAGGCGCGTCGGCGCAGGACTGGGTGCCGCAGATCAACCTCGGCACGCCGGTGCTGATCCCCGAGAGCTACGTCGCCGACCTCAACGTCCGCCTGACCCTCTACCGCCGCATCGCCGATCTGGTGGACCGCAGCGAGGTCGAGTCCTTCGCGGCCGAGCTGATCGACCGCTTCGGCAAGCTGCCGGAGGAGGTCGAGAACCTGCTGGACGTCGTCACCATCAAGAAGCTGTGCAGGCAGGGCTGCGTCGAGCGGGTGGACGCCGGACCGAAGGGTGCGGTGCTGACCTTCCATGAGAACAGCTATCCGGAGCCGGCGAAGCTGCTGACCTACATCAGCCAGCACATGGGCCTGATGAAGCTGCGGCCCGACCACAAGCTGGTCTACACCCGCGAATGGACCGACACCCACCAGCGGGTGCGCAGCGTGCAGCGGCTGGTCAAGGATCTGGCGGAGATGGCGAGCGGCGGCGGCGTGCCGAAGGGCGAGACGCCCCCGCCGCCCCCGCCACCGCCGCCACCCCGTCCGACGGCGCTGAAGGCCGGATCGAAGTTCGGCCGCAACATCCCCGGCCGGCCTTTCCCGGGCCGGCGATGA
- a CDS encoding ACT domain-containing protein: MRKPPKAGRLGDGRLADRLLSGERRALGDPPSVAHEVAADPARLPELVACLFDADPGVRMRAADALERVSRQDPAPFVPFVDRLLSEGAAIEQAEVRWHLARMIPRLPLDEAQRRTAGDLLTGWFEAAESRIVRTSALQAVVDLAERDPDLRAAAAELLGRAMRSDVPSLAARARRILKPFAVDEATLAAALVKEQTGLTLSILPQRLAVAQLPPGSGLPGWLDWTAPLVSVTRTGEELSILCDEARIPDGVKAERGWRAFKVQGPLDVSLFGILARIAVPLAQAHVPIFAMSTYDTDYVLVRADDLEKAAEVLALTCTVLRG; the protein is encoded by the coding sequence ATGAGGAAGCCACCCAAGGCCGGCCGGCTGGGGGATGGCCGCCTTGCCGACCGTCTGCTCAGCGGCGAGCGCCGCGCGCTCGGCGATCCACCCTCCGTCGCGCACGAGGTGGCGGCCGATCCCGCCCGGCTGCCGGAGCTGGTGGCATGCCTGTTCGACGCCGATCCCGGCGTGCGGATGCGCGCCGCCGACGCGCTGGAGCGGGTGTCGCGCCAGGACCCGGCCCCCTTCGTCCCCTTCGTCGACCGGCTGCTGAGCGAGGGGGCGGCGATCGAGCAGGCGGAGGTGCGCTGGCACCTCGCGCGGATGATCCCGCGCCTGCCGCTGGACGAGGCGCAGCGCCGGACGGCCGGCGACCTGCTGACCGGCTGGTTCGAGGCGGCGGAGAGCCGGATCGTCCGCACCTCCGCTCTCCAGGCGGTGGTGGATCTGGCGGAGCGCGACCCCGACCTGCGGGCGGCGGCGGCGGAGCTGCTGGGCCGCGCCATGCGGTCCGACGTGCCGTCGCTGGCCGCGCGGGCACGGCGCATCCTGAAGCCCTTCGCGGTGGACGAGGCGACGCTGGCTGCCGCCCTGGTGAAGGAACAGACCGGCCTGACCCTGTCGATCCTGCCCCAGCGCCTCGCGGTGGCCCAGCTTCCCCCCGGCAGCGGGCTGCCCGGCTGGCTCGACTGGACCGCCCCGCTGGTCAGCGTCACCCGGACGGGGGAGGAGCTGTCGATCCTCTGCGACGAGGCGCGGATTCCCGACGGGGTGAAGGCCGAGCGCGGCTGGCGCGCCTTCAAGGTCCAGGGGCCGCTGGACGTCTCCCTGTTCGGAATCCTGGCGCGCATCGCCGTGCCCCTGGCCCAGGCGCATGTGCCGATCTTCGCCATGTCCACCTACGACACCGACTATGTGCTGGTGCGGGCGGACGATCTGGAGAAGGCGGCCGAGGTGCTGGCGCTGACCTGCACGGTGCTGAGGGGGTAG
- a CDS encoding L-2-amino-thiazoline-4-carboxylic acid hydrolase: MTENIHPFYEAHRGAMEAAMRHRLDLAEPRLRECTRLPDTDQIKREVMEEFAIVLAQTPYVGGSASRMSDFFIRLIGFIAISRVLRRHGVPVPLIGEIERDAYKAQLLTESETERLAAGRHFLSPENQAFLREQAEMSHREEFPDDFVYDFIEPGPGDSFEFGINYKACGFCKFAARYGDKEILPNICGLDFDAYATRGIRLERTQTLADGAEHCNFRFFHLASK, from the coding sequence ATGACTGAGAACATCCACCCCTTCTACGAGGCGCATCGCGGCGCGATGGAGGCCGCCATGCGCCACCGCCTCGACCTTGCCGAACCGAGGCTGCGCGAGTGCACCCGGCTGCCCGACACGGACCAAATCAAACGGGAGGTGATGGAGGAGTTCGCAATCGTGCTCGCCCAGACGCCGTATGTCGGCGGCTCGGCAAGCCGGATGAGCGATTTCTTCATCCGTCTCATCGGCTTCATCGCGATCAGCCGGGTGCTGCGGCGCCATGGCGTACCGGTGCCGCTGATTGGCGAGATCGAACGGGACGCCTACAAGGCGCAGTTGCTGACGGAGTCCGAGACGGAGCGTCTCGCCGCCGGTCGTCACTTCCTGTCGCCGGAGAATCAGGCCTTCCTGCGCGAGCAGGCGGAGATGAGTCATCGCGAAGAGTTCCCGGATGACTTCGTCTATGATTTCATCGAACCGGGCCCGGGCGACAGTTTCGAATTCGGAATCAACTACAAGGCCTGCGGCTTCTGCAAATTCGCGGCCCGCTATGGCGACAAAGAGATACTGCCGAATATTTGCGGGCTTGACTTCGATGCCTACGCGACGCGGGGCATCCGTCTGGAACGGACACAAACCCTGGCCGATGGGGCGGAGCACTGCAACTTCCGCTTCTTCCATCTTGCTTCGAAATAG
- a CDS encoding RidA family protein, with amino-acid sequence MQTRAINAFDAQVPTTGYSQAMEITGHSRVLFISGQTPVRPDGTVPEGFAAQCRQAWTNVEAQLRAAGMGLDNLVMHRTYMADRRHALENRAIRSEVLAGRKPALTVIIAGIFDEDWLIEIEAVAVA; translated from the coding sequence CCACCACCGGATACTCCCAGGCGATGGAGATCACCGGCCACAGCCGCGTCCTGTTCATCAGTGGGCAGACCCCGGTCCGCCCCGACGGCACCGTGCCGGAAGGGTTCGCCGCCCAATGCCGCCAAGCCTGGACCAACGTCGAGGCCCAGTTGCGTGCCGCAGGCATGGGACTGGACAATCTGGTGATGCACCGGACCTACATGGCCGACCGCCGCCATGCCCTGGAGAACCGCGCCATCCGCAGCGAGGTTCTGGCCGGCCGCAAGCCGGCCCTGACCGTCATCATCGCCGGCATCTTCGACGAGGACTGGCTGATCGAGATCGAGGCGGTGGCGGTAGCCTAG